The genomic interval aatccCCCTAAGTCTAACTCTGAAAAATTGTTAAACATTCTTTCTGTGAATGTGTAATAGTACTCATGAAAAATTATGGGAAGTTAGTCAAACATTATTTCTACAAATAtagtaaagaaaatatatattacttttgtgtAAAATATATGACTTTGTCgattaaattacattaattaaaaaaattaatagtaacattaattcatttatcaaataatattaattttgttaataactAATATTCCATTTGTTCTTAATtataagagataaaaaaaaaacatcaaacttAATGAATGTTTTTACCTATGGATATACTCTTGTAGAAAATTGTGAAACATTAAATACACGcactaataataaaaagttatagattttaaataaaaatttaaaaataatttaaacaaaaaataaatgagactttcttttaaacaaaaaacaaaaaagtatttATGAAAAAACTAGTTAAAGtagtttataattattttaaaaaaaaacaatttaaacaatttaaacaaaaaaactagttaaactatttaaacaaaaaacaaaaaataatttaaaaattgtaactTTCTTTTATGAATGAGATAAAAATTCTCCAAAAAGTCTTTTATAATTAAGACTAGagagttaataaaaaaaaaaggctgaatgaaatattgttttttcaagttttctcTTGAGGAGacttaatcaaattatttttctcgtTATAGAATTTaagattaaataagttttttatccatataaatatataatatttcatttttaatctttttaaatttaaaaataaaaaatttctttgaacAATTATCTCTCAAATTTTTTCTACTAACAATTTTGATATATACTTTTAAATCAACTCATGtgtattgttaaaaaaaaattaaatgacttTTTACGAGTATGTTTAAAAGATTATAAGAATATTTtgcaaaaatttataactttttaataactatagataatttaaaatttctcaaaaaaatctttaaaaaaaaaaaaaaaaaaaaaaaaaaaaaaagtaaaataaaaaaaaataaaaaaaaaaaaggcaccGTAATGTAGATCGAtgttcaacaaaaattgaataaaagattgtatttgttaaaaaaaactgAGAAGAGTCATAAATAGTTTTTCTAAACAGTTGCaatttatacatatatatacacGGTAAGATAATTAATTCACATTAAATGATGTATAAAGTTactttttttggttttaaatgtattaaattaCTTTACCGTATAACCATTCCACTCATATATTAATACtaaagagaaagaaaaggaaagaaagaaaaaaaaagaattaccAGCAACGTTAATGTTCTCAACAATGTAAAGAACGTTGTCCTCATTAATTTCACCCTTTTTCTGAGCATCCAAAATGTGATCCATTGCACACTTTAGTCCTTCATTTTCTGTTCTCCTAATACTCCCAAGCTTCCTGTCACAGAATTATCCCCATTCCAAATCATAAATtagtaaatgaaaaatatttcagTGGATCCATGTGTATACCTTGAGAGAGTTATAGATAAATGTGATAGATTAGTAGTTTGTTAAGaggaaaatgatataaaaaaataaaatataaaaaaaattgataaataaataaataaattactttcTGTGTTCAACGAAATAGTCTTTGAAGAGTTGAAACCTACGATCCTTAACATCCTTACAAACCTTCAAATACCGACGCAAGAACGGTTTCAAAACAGGAATAAAATCACCATAGTTATATTCAAAGCTTTGAGACAAACGACTCCTCTCACTATTAACAACCTTAAGCTTTTTAAACAAAGGATCTTCCTCATTCTCGAATCTTCTATCAAACATTATCCTATACATATTATTATACATCAACAACTGCAACCGCCGCCGCAAAACAATCCCCGTCGTTCCTGCCACCGGATTCTGCCGCACATCTTCAACAACGCTAGCCGCCTCATCCTCCCATCCACTCCGATACTGCTGCACAACTTTGTTTGTGAAAAACGGAACCGTCATAATCCGCCGCATTTTCCGCCAATGCTCACCGTAGATTGTGAACACCATGTCTTGTCCTTTTCCGGTGAAAATATCGAAGACGGCGTTACGCGTTCGGGAGCCGAATTCTACTCCTTGTGTGTGGAGAACTTCTTTTGCTAGTTTTGGGGATGAAACCACCACGAGGTTGCGTTGTCCCATTCGGAGGAGGAAAATTTCGCCGTATTTTTTTGATAGTTCCGTGAGGTTGCGGTGGTTGAGGTCGTCGCCGACTTGGAGCCAGTTGCCGAAAATCGGCACTGGGAATGGCCCCGGCGGGAGTTTGAATCGTTTGCCGCGGAGTTTTGCAGCGAGAATTGCGAGGAGGGCGGCTACGAAGATGGCAGTTAGGATCTTCTCTACGAGGAGGAGATCCATGATGATGATCGTAGGAGAGGGTATAGCGGGGATTTTGTAATTTGAGAGGAAATGATGGAATGGAATATTTAGTGGAGGTTGTGAGTGATGAAAATGGAGTTTGCAATGTTAGAGTTGAAGTGTTGAAGATTATTTATAGTACGTGTGTGTGATGCAGTGGAATGTAAATGGGATCGGTGATAtagattattttcattttaaaataaatagagaataaattagaaatttacttttttttttttactaaatagaAATCTACCgtaaaaatattgatgtatagATTATTGGTTTGAACTTCAGAACGTCTTCTTCTCAAATTTAATTCCtcttagttttataaatatgttgtaacaattttaaCCCTAATTATCAACATTAGACAAAATCTCAAGTTGAAGTTGGTATTACTTGTTTAACACAAGAGTATTGGCACCCCAAGATCATATTTGTCATTGCTAGCAGTTTAGGTACACCTATTTGCTTGAATAATACTACCCATAAATCAATATTTGAAAGGTTTTTCATCCATTACACCAAACTTCTGGTTGATGTTGATCTTATTATAAAGTTTCATGACCAAGTTTTAGTCGAAAGAAAAGGCTTTGCATTTTATGTGGGAGTGAAGTATAATAAATTACTAGATTTTTGCAATTAATACAAGCACATTGGCCACACAATTACTTTTTGCAAAAAGCTCGAACTGATAGGAAGACGAAAAGATGGATAACTTAGACAAAGGAGGAAAAATGAAGACGAGATCGGCCTTCTTCCATGTCAAGGATCATCGCATGACGTAGTAATCTGAATCTTAATGGTGTTATAGTTGAAAATGGGGATAATAAAAACTCTTATGACGATCATtctaataacaacaataaagaGTCACATTTGAAGAAAACCATGAAATGACATTACTATTAATATTCAAGAccgtcttaaatattttgaaaatatcgttctaatcttaaaaattgagtctttaataaaaaaaaaagtataatttcaATCCACCTAATGCACGAAAACTCTACACATCATATGTATAGATAACATGTCACATTAGGCAAGGATAACACAATAACCACAATTCTACTACATCCATTATTCGGAATTCATCACAATCAATTAACATATATCAAACCACACAACCCACAATTATCTTATATAATTTGGTTTTCACAAACTTATCacaattgattattattattttttcaattttttttaatattaatcttgtaaatttaaacttaaatatttgatttatttatataaattcgCGTCTTTCTCATTTTCGTCActctatttttatcattataatttttttcttctcattttaaaCCCGTTAAGTTATGTTGCATTTTGATGTGACAagagaattaaattaaataattaaaaaaagttaagtaattaaattaattaaaaaataaattattttaattacttaattttgtttttttaattattgcattaaatgaaaaaaaaaatacacaaatttatccATACAAATATCCTTTATATATATCACAATTTTACTTTTAacatttcattttatatttatatattttctatatcgCGATTCtagagtattttaaaatttggagaAAAAGATCTAATTATGAGAGtaattttataaagttttaaaGTGATCAGTATAGAAAATAAAGAATACGATGTAATTTTTATTGCAGATGTTAAATCGGCCTATACCGTTCCATTAGTTTGCATGAATCACGATTgttaatttttgtgtgttttcACCATACAAGCAGAACTATCAAGGGGAAGACGAAAATTGGTTTGGATTcctaacaaaaaaaaaggttCAGTGGCCGGCAAATAGACGAGAAGGTGATTGTCAAAAGGTAGAACTCGGTGAAGGTGTACGATGGTGGTGGGGACACGGCCATATGATGTTGGACGGCGGCTCTACGACCTTGAGAAGATGGCATGCGGCTAGGTCAAAGAAAGGGGAAAGGAGAAGCTTTCTAGGTTTTGGGTTCAAAAGTGTCTAGTCGGCAATATAAATACAATCATCCAGAATTAACcacatcattaattttttaaatcaaaagttACATAaagtactttaaaaaaaatagaatatacagatatataaaaacattaattttatatatattaatattaaaaatatatttaaacttaaaaaaacaattgagAGAGTTAGATTAAATAAGAGTGAaggagataaaataaaagactttCTATTAAGATTATGAATTTTAGTTACTAGTTTAACATATTAGTTATTTGGTTTGTTAGTTGATTAGATTTAGATGTTTAAGTTTAaactttgttttataaatagacatgttgaattcattattttagtatttttaatcaattaatataaaacattctagataaatttcttttatatcaAGTTCTAACTTCGTCTTGAACTCTATAATCCTATTattgttaacatatttttcatGCTTAATgatcaaaatataattgtttGGTGATTCTCACTCTCtcataaaattataaagtttttttttctcaaagcttataacattttttaaaatgcatTTCAACTAACATTTGAACTTTTAATTCatacattttgtttctttttcttcttatgCTCCCTTTTATTAtcttaatttaaaaagtttaaatattaaataaaaaatgaatttttatgtcattttatacttattaattagttcaatattaattttaacaaatatttcaaatttaatctTCTTACAAACTTAATTAAATGAGAACAGAAATATAAAAGAGGCGAGAAAAAgataacaatataatataatctAATATTTGTATTGTATTCTTTAAAGAGTGAACTTTACAATTATACATTTCTATTTATAGGTCACAATTCATATAACTTACAAATACATTTctctaatataatatgttattaacaTATGAAGTTAAGGAGCAATATCAAAGTTTAAAAGTCATTTAATCATAAGAGTTATAGATCAACTATGGAATATGAAAGTTTAAGGAAAATGAACATCCACAAATATTCATAATACTCCATCTTGGGTGTCCATTAAGGATATGTCTGATTAAAACTTTACTAAGAAAACTATGTGGGAAAAAATCAAGTGAAGGAAAAAAAGTAGAGTATTTTTTATGAGAGAATTGtctagttaaaaaccttaacagAAAACTCAATGGGACAAAACCATGGTGAAGGAAAAAGTAGTGCAGCACATATTCATTTCTCCCTTTCAGCTGAATAATCATCTTTGCAACGATAATGACCAATCTTTAGTATCAACATCTAAAAAAGTTTTACTAGGGAGTGACTTTGTAAAAGGTATGCAAGATTATCACACAAACGAATATATTCGAATCACCTATTTTTTGAAGATCATGAGAGAAATCCACGTAATATTATCTTCATAAAGGATTGTTGCTTTGATTATAAGGTAACAAATTAAATGTTCGATGATGAATTGACAACAAATAATATACCATAATATGTATAATTAGTAAGGTACATTAGTTTCCTCAATTGAACTAAAATATGACACTTTAGGATCAATTAGTTCTTCATCATTTTCTCGagctctaaaaatatatttgtttacaATTGGAGACCTTACAATAATCAATTTGCACAATTGATTTGACTTGTCCATATATCACCATTTTAGAGTTCTTGCTATGTGAGCttcataattcataaaaatattattcaaatactTATTTTGTAATCTCAAACAAATCTTTATCTTTGCTTGATATTTTATctcaaactatttcaaatgaTGTCACTTTCATATTCCTCAATAAGAAAATACTCACAAACAATATTACACAATGTGCATCTAGATTTTTGAGCACATACAAAGACTTATTCATTTTGATTAAGTAATCTATtcaatagtttaaattttatgtctcacaaaaattaaattctttaggAAGTTTCATATAATCATTACTACCAAGTGAGTTGCACAAATTCGAACATGACTTTCATATAAATTGAGTCTTTCATGGCTACTAAACTTAATCAAGTATGAAAAAGTTTTTGAATTCACTTCAGGTGAATATgtttattcaaaatcaatttgtagACTTTTTACCAATACACTTGAATATAtgtttcatcattttttttctagCGAAAATCATTAATATCTAATTAACTTCACATCTTCAGATGTGCAAACTTCAAGTCCAAAAACCTCTCAGTTTGCAAAGCGGACTTAATTCCACTTCTATTTCTTTTTCCAACTTTTCTTTATCTATAATATTTAATGGACTTTAATTCATTGTCCTTTTAGTTCATCTGTATTCGATTCATGACATAATTTATTGAGAACTCTATATTCTCACAAATTTCACACACTTGATAAGTTCtgctaaaactaaaaattaattatgtcaaattgctcttttgaaatatttataacatcatttgaaCCATTAGCTTCTTTCATTGTTTGAGGGTTTTCATCTTTAGAACCCACAAATATATCATGCTTCATGCATGGATGAGACTCGTTTGCAATGATACATTGTCCATCAATGACTTAAATTTTGCTTGGAATATTTGCCGCTGATAATTGGTTTTTCTAAACTTTGCAAATGAGTTATCTTTTGAACTTCTATTTCACATTAGTTTGTACGATGATCAAAATGATATACTAATATATTTCAATAACCATTTCCAATCGCTTATTCTCTCCTCCTAATATTGAGAATAACAATCCATCAAATGATAGGAAACAAATTCATTTGTAAACAAGTCTCCAATTTATTGACTCACTGTACTCTATTATAAAGGGTGATTTCACATCCAATATGTATTCCAAATATTCTTTTACAAACTCATCTTAGTGCATTATGTTGGAGAAATTAAAACATACATGACACATCTACAAAATCTCTTAGATGGAgaatattatattatcaattcaAAATTGAATGTAAATTAAGGGGAGAACTATAGTAACAGTTGACTTGGTGCAAATTGCATGTTCCCAAAGTAAAATTTAGAAGTTATGATTTCATAAATATTAGTCACGCAATTAACTTTAGATGTCTAAAAAATTGATCTTTAAGTCCACTTTTATGTATGAACATATCATTCATGATGTTCAATATCAAATTCAATACCTTCCATACTTTCTAAATTCTTTctagatatttataaaagttGACTCTTAGTCAAATTAGTTAGAATAAAAATTTAACGAACTTCTGATTGTGAGTTGATAACAAACATACTTGACACCATTTAGGAATTGATAATACACAAAACCTAATTCATTGAATAATCTTCTGGCTCTTCATTACATTTTGgcatataaaaatttaactatttttcatATCGCAATAGATTTGAGATGTCCCACCTGGTTTTGCGAACAACAAACTTTAATATAATTTGTGAACTTCAAATTTACAATGATATGTGTTTCAATCGTTCTAATCATTttgaatcaataataaataatcacatctttcaaaaatttatattttaaataaaactttatatataaattcaaaagaCTTGATTTACCATTTGTATTACCATATACGTATATCGAAGATGACCatttgtatataaataaatgagaaCAAAAACCTTTCTTCAACAAGTAAAGCTCAATAAATCATAtctacatatatttatttaaataactataaattaaatcaaaaaatgaaaatacaattgTATATAGAAtttcataaaaatgatttagTAACACATATTGTCacttaacatatatatatatatatatatatatatatatatatatatatatatatatatatatatatatataactttcttaaatagaatttaatatcaatttatatccaataagaatattttgaaaatttaagatAATTAGATTTAGAATCTAGGagatgtatttatatatatcttgATTTAATCTCACATGTAATTTTGTTTGATCGTATAACATATATgttcattgttattttttttagttcaaatatTGAGGCAACATAAAAAGGGAAAGTTAAAACATAAATGAAGTTTTCTAGAAGTTTAGCACACCACTGatctttttatgtttatttctCATGAATCGTGggtatgattatttttttaaatcgcggGTATGgggacgggtactatagtaccctacccaaacCCTACCCATTGTCATCCCTAAATTATATAGAGATACTTGAATACTAGTTATTCAGGAACTATATCACAATGATCTTCATCAacgattataaaaaaataactcatTTTCTGCGCAATCATTTAaggatgttttaattttttttattttactttatagtTTTTTAGAAACTATATCACATATGATCTTCATAAACAGTAATTAAGAAAAATCATTCGTAGATGGTTTTAATGCAAAATTATTATggaatttaacaaaaataaacaaagaaaatatgacAATTAGATAAGATAAAATTTCTCAATAAAATTtgtatgtaaaaataaaagattgacataaaataaaactttttcgAAAGAATATAATCACGAGAAGAAGTAGATATTAATAAGAAGAAATAGAACCTTTAAGATAGAATTCGagaaaacaaaagaataatataatataatatgtataatGTGTTCTTCAAagtgtaatttatttatatgtcacaaataatatttttttgtttgaacttAACAAATCATATAACTCACAAGAACCTTAAAAGTTTAATATAATGAGTTGGGGGCCTTGTAGTTGGAGTTTTGAAACCATTTAATTAAAAGAGTTATAGaccaaccataaaatatgaaagttttaaaaaatgatcGAGATATATTCATATCAACTAATTTATCTACTAGTCATTGTCAACTAATTTATTAGCTAAAGTTATAACCTTATGCACTATAAAAGAACTTATTACTCatcagatatttttttttttacaaacatatTATATGAGGCATTTATATTTTctactaaattaaataaaattaaattttgtgtaCTCATCGTCGTTGTTATTATCAACATCGTTATCAGGATACTCTACTTCCCCAGTGAGTTCTTGTATTAATCCATTCTGTTATTATATTGTGAGAAAAACCTCGAGAGCTAAAAAGGATAAACCAAAACGATGTCGTATGTGCCTCCACACTTGAGAAACGCAACCTCAACCACGGTGGCTACCACCACTagaccttcatcatcttcaaccctAGACAACCACCATCACAACACCAACCTCGCATTTTCATCATCACACTCTCATTCTCACTCCAACAACAACACTCCCTCTTTTTCCAATGCCTCTCGCCGTACCTCCGCCGCTCCTCCCTCTTCTCGCATTCTCGCCGTCCCTGACACCGTCTTCCCTAAGTGGCAACCTTCTGAACGCGTTTCTCGCATGAACCCTGACCAGGTTCCACTCCAATCTTTATTTCCCGCTTTTTTCTCCTTTTCCATTTTCCAtttcttattctttttgtttttttagccTCTTAACTGAATGACTGTTTTCATTTCGAGGTTTTTGTTTAGAGGAATGAATGAGTGtctttttcaagaaaaattcaattcatatagttagggtttttctttcttgcttttaatttttttgagcTGATTTTAATTTCATGTGTCTCCTTGGTGTTAcacttaattgattttttttttatatgagatGAGAGTGGTGGACACTGgacattgtttttattttttgttttgtttatagaGTGAAGTTGTATTTGAATGAGGTGGGGTTTAGTTGAATGTGAAGTTTTGGTTTACTTGAAATGAGAATATGATTACTGGCCTTGAGCTTATTGTAGGTGTAATGGCTGCAACTATGAAAAATAGAGAAATGGTGTCTTTTTCACTAGGTTGAAGTTTGAAGGGTTTTTTGTCATTGTTTGATTTGGATGTGTAGGATAATATTGTATTATTGTGGAGTTTTCTATTTTGGCTGTAGGCTTTGTAATTTAGTGAATAAGAAGGCTAGAGGTAATTTTTGGTTGCAGGGGAAATGGATTGTGACTCCACTTAGAGCCTTAGACGGATAGAATCGCCACACCATTGATGGCCATCTCTATAGTCTCTCTTTTGATTTGGGTACCTTTAGAGTTCTCATTATATCATCTCTGTTTTCAAAGTTAAACTTGCTAgcttttatctttatatttttgtattgctATCGTGTTATTTCAGTGAGTACACGTTCTCTCTTGTTatataatcacataaaaaaaatattggttgCTGAATTATAGTGCTTGTTACATCCAGATTGAAGAGGTTC from Cicer arietinum cultivar CDC Frontier isolate Library 1 chromosome 5, Cicar.CDCFrontier_v2.0, whole genome shotgun sequence carries:
- the LOC101507607 gene encoding trans-cinnamate 4-monooxygenase; amino-acid sequence: MDLLLVEKILTAIFVAALLAILAAKLRGKRFKLPPGPFPVPIFGNWLQVGDDLNHRNLTELSKKYGEIFLLRMGQRNLVVVSSPKLAKEVLHTQGVEFGSRTRNAVFDIFTGKGQDMVFTIYGEHWRKMRRIMTVPFFTNKVVQQYRSGWEDEAASVVEDVRQNPVAGTTGIVLRRRLQLLMYNNMYRIMFDRRFENEEDPLFKKLKVVNSERSRLSQSFEYNYGDFIPVLKPFLRRYLKVCKDVKDRRFQLFKDYFVEHRKKLGSIRRTENEGLKCAMDHILDAQKKGEINEDNVLYIVENINVAAIETTLWSIEWGIAELVNHPSIQNKLRDEIDKILGPKHQVTEQDTHKLPYLQAIIKETLRLRMSIPLLVPHMNLHDAKLGSYDXXAESKILVNAWWLANNPVHWKNPEEFRPERFLEEESKVEANGNDFRFLPFGVGRRSCPGIILALPIIGITLGRLVQNFELLPPPGESKIDTTEKGGQFSLHILKHSTIVLKPRSF